From a region of the Mycoplasma miroungigenitalium genome:
- a CDS encoding cell division protein FtsZ: MDLNTKKITIKVIGIGGAGGNMVNSLVDENLENVELFVANTDNQDLIKNRVENKIQLGNDTAGLGTGGNPEIGAQCANESLEELDKIINNTDLLILVAGLGGGTGTGATPVIADYAKKHGILTLAIVTTPMEELEGSRICAVASHGLREIKDSVNSYMVISNEKLMKQNINLPLTASFQQANICVRDTIELINSIANSTGFINIDFNDIKQVLSKGGKITTTTGKCNGDQQIQKAMDLVSNSNQFVDKPQSFGSIILHFQVGKSTSYGDLLTLKKEILNHYGIDETVDTQMGIDNVMKNDSRDEYFKFSIILTESNDNKVNKLEQDTSIKTDSLDDEINEITSGINLIGDNDINTTFENSNNTDPLPEF, encoded by the coding sequence ATGGATTTGAATACCAAAAAAATTACAATTAAAGTTATTGGTATTGGTGGTGCCGGTGGAAACATGGTTAACTCACTAGTAGATGAAAATCTAGAAAATGTTGAACTCTTTGTTGCAAATACAGATAATCAAGATTTGATTAAAAACCGAGTAGAAAATAAAATTCAACTAGGTAATGATACAGCAGGTCTTGGTACCGGAGGTAACCCAGAAATTGGGGCCCAGTGTGCCAATGAATCATTGGAAGAGCTAGATAAAATAATTAATAATACTGATTTACTAATTTTAGTTGCCGGTTTAGGTGGCGGGACAGGTACCGGGGCTACTCCGGTGATTGCTGATTACGCCAAAAAACACGGAATATTAACATTAGCAATCGTAACAACGCCTATGGAAGAATTGGAGGGAAGTCGTATTTGCGCTGTGGCTAGTCATGGCCTTAGAGAAATAAAAGACTCTGTAAATTCTTACATGGTAATATCAAACGAAAAGCTGATGAAACAAAATATAAATCTCCCTTTAACAGCTTCATTCCAACAAGCAAACATCTGCGTACGTGACACAATCGAATTAATTAACTCAATAGCAAATTCAACTGGCTTTATAAATATTGATTTTAACGATATTAAACAAGTTTTATCTAAGGGTGGAAAAATAACAACCACCACTGGAAAATGCAATGGTGATCAGCAAATACAAAAAGCAATGGATTTGGTTTCAAATTCAAATCAATTTGTTGATAAACCACAATCTTTTGGAAGCATCATATTACATTTTCAAGTTGGAAAATCAACATCGTATGGTGATTTATTAACGTTAAAAAAAGAAATTTTAAATCATTATGGAATTGATGAAACGGTCGATACTCAAATGGGAATTGACAACGTTATGAAAAATGATTCACGTGACGAATATTTCAAATTTAGCATTATATTAACTGAATCAAATGATAATAAAGTTAATAAACTTGAACAAGATACATCAATAAAAACTGATTCACTTGATGATGAAATTAATGAAATTACAAGCGGAATAAATTTAATTGGTGATAATGATATCAATACAACATTCGAAAATTCTAATAACACTGATCCTCTTCCAGAATTTTAA
- a CDS encoding MAG3720 family protein gives MKNFLVTFQINKEFVQASVVTNTSLGFSTLLNISKRNNNFTDLVCLIDEIKLFINKNVNTKKSKIKYSLIIQDALFDVQVLYNSHSQKLNGKVENEHKTVFDEYLTTSRNNLDYYTLNYAPYMFEVLNNSENKKYAFFPANKLGQKLITYYSLVLIKRSDANFTNILNLFNSKNIELSQIILESQSLITSQNKKTHSVLVQMNFNIISITGFFNSIVLYKENKLLNFNEVFNKIGRSLNMSKDMASAYFKAVIANWKYYSTIQDTASTESIIFGVCEKMLHKIIDEIEKQHQIHYNKEQYVEYVVSGSQAGLLKHLMAKEKQYNVSTYEQIPVEQNILPASHYGACLMVDEKINTNLIETLNDIDDFKQNKNVFQKFISLFKNA, from the coding sequence ATGAAGAATTTTTTAGTAACTTTTCAAATAAACAAAGAATTCGTACAAGCTAGTGTTGTAACTAATACATCACTGGGTTTTAGCACACTCCTAAATATTTCGAAACGTAACAATAATTTTACTGATTTGGTGTGTTTAATTGATGAAATAAAGCTTTTTATCAATAAAAACGTAAACACTAAAAAAAGCAAAATTAAATATTCATTAATAATTCAAGATGCATTGTTTGACGTTCAAGTTCTCTATAATTCTCATTCACAAAAACTAAACGGAAAAGTAGAAAATGAACACAAAACAGTCTTCGATGAATACTTAACTACATCTAGAAATAATCTTGACTATTACACATTAAATTATGCTCCATACATGTTTGAAGTATTAAATAATAGCGAAAATAAGAAATATGCTTTTTTTCCAGCAAACAAATTGGGACAAAAACTAATTACTTACTATAGTCTGGTTTTAATCAAAAGAAGTGATGCTAATTTTACAAATATTTTGAACCTATTCAATAGTAAAAATATTGAATTAAGTCAAATTATACTAGAATCACAATCTTTAATAACTAGTCAAAATAAGAAGACTCATTCGGTATTAGTACAAATGAATTTCAATATAATTTCTATCACCGGATTCTTCAATAGTATCGTCTTATATAAAGAAAATAAATTGTTAAATTTCAATGAAGTATTTAACAAAATCGGACGTAGTTTAAATATGAGTAAAGATATGGCTTCTGCATATTTTAAAGCAGTAATCGCTAATTGAAAATATTATTCAACGATACAAGATACTGCGTCGACTGAATCAATAATTTTCGGAGTATGTGAAAAAATGCTTCATAAAATCATTGATGAAATCGAAAAACAGCATCAAATCCACTACAATAAAGAACAATATGTTGAATACGTCGTTTCAGGTTCACAAGCTGGCTTATTGAAACATCTAATGGCCAAAGAAAAACAATATAATGTCAGCACATATGAACAAATTCCAGTCGAACAAAATATCTTGCCAGCAAGTCACTATGGCGCTTGTTTAATGGTGGATGAAAAAATAAATACAAATTTAATTGAAACATTAAATGATATTGATGATTTTAAACAAAACAAAAATGTATTTCAAAAATTTATAAGCCTATTTAAAAATGCTTAG
- the rsmH gene encoding 16S rRNA (cytosine(1402)-N(4))-methyltransferase RsmH: protein MHHEHYSVLLHETIEAINVKPDGIYVDLTLGMGGHSSIILPKLTTGRLISFDKDVFAIEKSRERLSKIGHNFTLIHSDFQNITDELAKLGIDHVDGIIADLGISSPQVDNSQRGFSYNKDAKLDMRMDQTQTLDAHYIINNYDEDELCRILHDNAEVKLAKRVANAIIANRPIDTTLQFADVIRSSLPAKIVKAKNPCKAIFQAIRIEVNNELGSLQKMLEQSIKLLKPNSSLAIITFHSVEDRIVKRFFGNLTKSKLPVKMPILEKKEFGVKVIDASKNELVENKRSRSAKLRVLTKYI from the coding sequence ATGCACCATGAACATTATTCAGTTTTATTGCATGAAACTATAGAAGCCATCAATGTTAAACCAGACGGCATTTACGTTGATTTAACATTAGGAATGGGCGGACACTCAAGCATAATTCTGCCAAAACTTACCACAGGTCGTTTGATCAGTTTTGACAAAGATGTTTTTGCGATAGAGAAAAGTCGCGAACGTTTAAGCAAAATCGGTCATAATTTCACACTAATTCATTCAGATTTTCAAAATATTACTGACGAATTAGCAAAACTTGGAATCGATCATGTAGATGGCATTATTGCAGACTTAGGAATTTCTTCACCACAAGTTGACAATAGCCAAAGAGGTTTTAGTTACAACAAAGATGCTAAACTAGACATGAGAATGGACCAAACTCAAACCCTTGATGCTCATTACATTATTAATAATTATGATGAGGATGAACTATGTCGAATCTTGCACGATAACGCAGAGGTTAAGCTTGCTAAGCGAGTTGCGAATGCCATCATTGCAAATCGACCTATTGATACCACATTACAATTTGCTGATGTAATCAGATCTAGCTTGCCAGCTAAAATTGTAAAGGCCAAAAATCCTTGCAAAGCTATATTTCAAGCTATTCGTATCGAGGTAAACAATGAGCTTGGTTCGTTACAAAAAATGCTAGAACAAAGCATAAAATTGTTAAAACCAAATTCATCTTTGGCAATAATTACATTTCATTCGGTAGAAGATCGCATTGTTAAACGATTTTTCGGTAATTTAACAAAATCAAAATTACCTGTTAAAATGCCGATTTTAGAAAAGAAAGAATTCGGAGTCAAAGTTATTGACGCATCAAAAAACGAATTAGTTGAAAACAAGCGCTCAAGAAGCGCTAAACTAAGAGTTTTAACCAAATATATTTAA